In Aminobacterium sp. MB27-C1, a single genomic region encodes these proteins:
- a CDS encoding LexA family transcriptional regulator, translated as MSVFGDNLRSAIERSGMTKVELAKQLNTTPTTIYRWEKGINEASDEIKIKLAAVLNTTVAYLMGETSDPNPLSEANVRKDSIRSFDNLIEIPVLDPTAIACAGVGNGGMTGIYINAQKTVFLPSNLVGTISVDVDKKPFAILVEGDSMEGAGIPDRSTVVVNPAESVYDGDVALVCFGLQNEWAIKWVYFNKKDESIEIRSAAPQYKPMLFTKEEIELGLFNIVGKVTLYTGTPRKGI; from the coding sequence ATGAGTGTTTTTGGAGACAATCTGCGCTCTGCAATAGAGCGTTCTGGCATGACTAAGGTAGAACTCGCCAAGCAACTTAATACGACCCCCACCACGATTTATCGCTGGGAAAAAGGCATAAATGAAGCTTCTGATGAAATCAAAATCAAGCTTGCAGCTGTCTTAAACACTACTGTGGCCTACCTTATGGGAGAAACCAGCGATCCTAACCCACTTAGCGAAGCGAATGTCCGTAAAGATTCCATAAGAAGCTTTGATAACTTGATAGAAATTCCTGTACTTGATCCAACGGCAATCGCTTGCGCAGGTGTCGGAAATGGAGGCATGACAGGTATATATATAAACGCACAAAAAACGGTATTCCTACCTTCCAATCTCGTAGGAACAATTTCCGTAGATGTCGATAAAAAACCCTTTGCTATCTTAGTAGAGGGAGACAGCATGGAGGGAGCCGGAATTCCAGATCGTAGCACGGTGGTAGTAAATCCAGCCGAGTCAGTCTACGACGGAGATGTTGCTCTGGTATGCTTTGGTTTACAAAACGAATGGGCTATAAAGTGGGTCTATTTCAACAAAAAGGATGAATCTATTGAAATTCGTTCTGCTGCTCCTCAATATAAACCTATGCTCTTCACAAAAGAAGAAATAGAACTGGGACTTTTCAATATTGTGGGGAAAGTAACGCTTTATACAGGAACTCCAAGAAAAGGAATTTGA